The following nucleotide sequence is from Apium graveolens cultivar Ventura chromosome 4, ASM990537v1, whole genome shotgun sequence.
tttattattgagaaatttaaaataaataattaacacGAAATCGGAAATGTAAAATATtcataatataattttaatttaaaacaCGGGTAAAATgtaatggtaatgcttctttctCACCATCTGATTTGAGCTTGTTTTCCCCAAATTACCGGAGGAAAGGATGGGATCCATAGATCCGCCCAAGAGCGGCGGCGAGCAAAACGGAATATCATCGGAAAATGAAACGTACAGGAAGCGTAGATCAACAACTTTACTTGCTCTTGAAGTCGGCACTCTCGTCATGTGTCGTTGGAGAGACTCCGAATATCATCCTGTTAAAGTCATCGAACGACGTCGTTTGCACTCCAACGATTATGAATATTACGTTCATTACACCGAGTGTCAGTCATGACATGACCCTCCTCCTTTTCTTTTCTATATCTGCCACTGCCACTCTTTGCTTTTTTTCGATTAAATAATGTTTTTTTTATGTTAGTCAGTTGTTGCTTCTGTTGTGTAATTCCACTATTATTTACTCATTTTCACAAGCCTAATTCTTAGGCTTTTGTGTTTACTACTAATTATACTGCTCTACTCGCTTATTTTCGTGTTATTGATGCTTTCTTTACAGTTAATAGGAGGCTTGATGAATGGGTGAAGCTTGACCAGCTTGATCTTAACTCCGTAGTGTCCGCTGTTGATGAAAAGCTCCAAGACAAGGTAAATACTTCTCTCTACATTTCTTCTATTTAACTTCCTTTTACACTTTTTGCATTTATTTTCTGATTTTGCTCTTTGTGGGTTTTACAGGTAACATCCTTAAAAATGACTCGCCACCAGAAACGCAAAATTGATGAGACACATGTGGAGGTGTGTAGCTTTTATCCTTTCCGTTGTtacataaataatatattattcaCACTTTCATGTATATTTATAAACAtattttgttattattattcgtattattGTTAGCACCCTGAAAAAGTTATCAATATATACTGTTTTCCAGTGTCAGTGACCAGTAATCAACATTATTTAGATATACTAGAGTTAAACTGAAAGAAATGTACTAACCTCAAAGTTAAAGCTGGAGTCGGGTTCAGCAAGGTATTGCAAACATATAATAGAAGTGGCAGCCCATTAAGAAACAGAGATTTTATTTGCTTATTAATATGTACACTTTGGCCACTGTGGCAAATTTTAACTAGAGATGAAATTTGTGCCTGCTGACAGCTGACTTGTAAATTTAGAAATTCAAGCAGTCAATATTTTGTATTTAGTGCGAGTAACAAACAAATCAAAAGGATTTAGAAGCCTATACTAGATGCATTATGGCATATACTCGTTAACAAGTGCACGGCGCGACCCTATCGTGCAGCATCTCAGTCCGAAAATAAGCTTTGTAAGATATTAGCATCTTCTAAAGGTTGTTAGTATTTAGAGACAGTCCAGAAATAGAACATTAATATTATACTTATACACACACACGTGTAAGTTGGGCTGTTTCTTGATTCACTTATTTTCTGGCATTGCGGTACTTTTTGTATATCCCTGTATTTAGAGCCATTCTCAATTTGCCCTTTTGCAGTGGATTGTAATTAAAATTTGATTCGAATGTAATAATTTCTAGGCTTACGCCTTGATGCTTATTAAATTATTATTGGCGTTTCCTTTATTTCAGTAGCTGGCTTTGAGgtattcttttttatttttaatgaagTAAAATAATGATGTCATAAAATATACAGGGCCATGAGGAGCTTGATGCTGCCAGCTTGCGTGAACATGAAGAGTTCACGAAAGTAAAAAATATTGCAACTATAGAACTTGGAAGATATGAGATTGAGACATGGTACTTCTCCCCTTTTCCACCAGAATACAATGACACTTTGAAGCTGTACTTTTGTGAATTTTGTCTAAACTTCATGAAGCGTCAAGAACAACTTCAGAGGCATATGGTGAGTTTTGGGCAACTACTTCAGTTCGGACTACCCTTTCAAAATGTGAACCATGTTCTTAGATATTTTTAAGAAGTGGTCTGaataatatatttcataaaaTTACCAGACCGAATATGTGAATGTGTATATAAACATATCCTCTGTCTTGCACATTTTAGGGTTGCCCACGCCACCCAAGTGATACTCGTCGGTTATTTTGAAAGTAGTAACTATCGTTCCTGTTAGATTTTGGTTTAATATTTATTCACCTGTTTCGTACTTCCGAAAGGAATTAGGACATGCCCACCCTCCATGCTTGATATACCATCATAGAATGAGGTAGCTATTTCTGGAACTTCTGGAGTTTTGGCTAATTACTAATACTTTCCCTCATACAAATCTCTTATTTGGGGTTATATGTTGGAGTACTTGGTTTGTTTTTTTTTAATGCGTAAACTTTACCCTTCCTATTTGGTTGGGTTGGGTTCATTCGTGTTTGAACTAATGTAGGGCATCTCTAGGTTACAAAGAGCGTACACTTGCCTAAAATCATATCCTGTATGcatatttgatttttaaatttaTCTAGCATGCTTGCTGCATAATGGAAATTCTAGTTACGTTGTATGGTAGGTTATCATTTTTTAAAATCCAATACTAAAGTAGATATGATTGAAAAGACAAACAAACTGTATTACTGGCTGCCTAAACTATACAGTGCTGAAAGCATTTATATTGATGTTTTCTCAACCCTGCAATAACCAAGCGCAccagacacacacacacacggaAACTTCTTAGATTGTTGTTTACATATTCCATCTAATCTGATTTGTTAGATAAATCTTGTCATTTGTTCTTTTACTTTAGTTAATTTCTTTCTTTCATTCATTAATATTTAATTTGAGGAAAGCATTTTCTGATTTATACTTAAAATTCTGTGTAGAGGAAATGTGATCTCAAACATCCCCCTGGTGATGAAATTTATCGCAGTGGCACATTATCAATGTTTGAGGTTTGTTTACATGATCCTTAAATCAATATATAAGTTGTTTCTTGTTTCCGCTGATTATGGTCTCTTTCATTTCGGAACCTAGAATGCTTGCTTATCATCCCACTTTTTTACAGTTTCAATTGTTACCATATGTGTTAGCTTTGACCTTTTCATAATATATTCCGTATTCAAGCCAAATAGTTCTATTTTGTAATATTACCTAATATTCTTTGGTTTACTGTGTACTTAACGTCCCAACTTGTATATACTCAAAGAATCGGTATTTTTATGTTCTTGTGTATTTTTATGCTATAATTCAGCTATATGATTTTGACGCCTGAAATAGGTCGATGGGAAAAAGAATAAGGTGTACGGGCAGAATCTTTGTTACCTGGCAAAACTGTTTCTTGATCACAAAACACTTTATTATGATGTTGACCTGTTCTTGTTCTATGTGCTGTGTGAATGTGATGATAGAGGATGCCACATGGTTGGATACTTTTCCAAGGTATTCTTCTTTACTTCATAATTGTATCATTTTTTTATGCTGTCTATTAGGCTGGGTATATATTTCATATGGTGGCATGTAATTGAGAAGAGTTGATGATATTTTCCAAGTTGTGCTGTTGGCTCATGATCAAGCCATTTTTTCTGTTGCATATTTGTACACACAGAAATCAGTACTAAAAGTCGGACACAATATTCTGAAATTTCCTCGAAACTGTATATGAAGGAAATTGAAATGGCAAACAAGAAATTGTTTTATGTATTCTTGATTACAAAGACTAAATCAATTCATTAATCAATAATGCTGTAGGACTAGGTGATTAGTATTTCTCAGGCTGGGCCCTAGGTTCAGATTCAAATTAAGGCTTTGGGGGCCTAGGGCTTGGCTGATTGTAGAAGAATATTCAGAATATTTGCTATTATTTTGGCAAAGAACACATTTCTCACTGGGGACACTTCTTAACGATAATGGTGGTGTTTTTCAAATTTGGCTGCAAATTGACATGAATTTGCTTCCAGTTATCTGCAATAAGATTCTTTGTCAAAGTTTATCTTTAAAATAGTGCTTTACTCTTAAATTTCCAAGATTCTTTTGATGATTGCAACTAATGAGGCAGTAGATGTCAATGTGAGACCCCAGAAAACAACCTTTTAATTGTATATGTTCTGGTGATGCAGGAAAAGCACTCGGAGGAGTCTTACAATTTGGCATGTATACTTACGCTTCCTCCCTATCAGAGAAAGGGCTATGGAAAATTCCTGATTGCATTTTGTAAGACTTCTTTCTATTGAATCTTATGtcatttaaaatttaaaatattgtGATTATTTCCTTGTATTAATAAGATGCTAGCTAAAATTGGACCCCCTGCAGATCCCACACATATTTTGTTCTGGTACAGACATTTGACATTTCTCTTTCAAATTTAGGTTATACTGTAAAAATTAATTTCACTTGATCGCGAAGCTTAAAGACTAAACATAAGTATCAACTCAGAAAAAAATAATAATGCAGTTTTATGGACATCAAGATACCGGTTCTTCAGATAGTATTCAGCGTATAATTAATTGTTATAGCGGCGTTTAGTATTTATGATATTTATCTGATGAGTACTTATACAAGCACTTTTTAGGTCTCTCTGCCTAGAGAAAATATGCAACAAAACAGCCAAGAAAATTTAATGCTTTTTGCGTAGTTTCTTAAAAGTTGACAGAGGGAAGGAAGAAACAGTAACGACTAATAATGTTTACAGTACATATATCCTGTTGGAGTTGTATTGCTGTTTTTTGAGTGTATGTCATAGCTTATGTCTTCATTAACTTGGAACAGCATATGAGCTGTCGAAGAAAGAGGGGAAAGTTGGCACGCCTGAAAGACCCTTGTCTGACTTGGGTCTGTTGAGTTACAGGGGATATTGGACTCGTGTTCTTTTAGATATTCTGAAGAAGCACAAGGGCAACATATCTATTAAGGTATATCTGAACTTTCAAAATAGCTATACAAATTTCACGTTGTTATTTGCTATATTTAAGTTGTTTAGTAgttgatttatttttaataaacTAAATTATGATTTCTTTTCGCTTGGTTGGATGCTTTCAATACTTATCATTATACTCTAGACAAATATACACATTTAGCAGAATGAAACTTCATAAACCAGTGGTTGGTAAACATACGATTTAATCTATCTCATTCTCAGCATGTAGAATTTGTCACAATTTGTCACGTCCCGATTATTGTCGATAGATGTTTTTATGGTGGTGTGTGGTTGACCCCAAAAAGAACTCATAGAAAAGTTTCGACTAATATGAAAAGAAGCGGAAAAAACACATTTATCACTGTTGATAAGATTATATGATCTTTTGTTATTAACTTATAATACAGGGTGAAGAAAACCTTAGTTTAAGAGGCCAGCTAATATAAATATTGACGGGGATGTAAGAGAGTATCTATTAATCTTTCACTTATACTACTCTAAAAAGATAAATTGGGGTTACGACTGGAATTTTGCAGATCTGTGTAAAACTGATTATTCTCAACATGAGGCCGATTTTGATAAACTAAGGAAaaaaattcatttgattaatGTGCCGGTTATCCGATTAATCTCACAAAAAGATATCTGTCCGCCTTGACCTATACAGTTAAACCTCGATGAAGTAataatcgataaagtaataatctcgcgaaaataatattttttccgGTCCCAACGTAATGGACACAGTGTATTTTTACTACCGATAAAGTAATAAACTCGCTAAAGTTATATTTTTTCTTCGTCCTGACCCTATTAATTTAAATAGGTTTAACTGTACTCTTTACGGTTTTCAGAACAAGTTTTAACAAGAAACAATAAGTAATATATAACCTAATAATTTAGGAAAATATCAGAGAACCTAATATAATAATATCTTTGTGTGGAACTACATAAGTTGATTAGGGCTGCTTGTATTTGTCTAGCTAAATCTGATAGTACACTTTTTTAAGAGCTGTCCTGCATCACAACTTAAAATTTTGTGCTGTTAGTTATGTTGTTTACCTTTTATGCTATAGTATTTTATAATACCAGCATATATTAGGGCAGTCAACGTAAAAGTTTGCtatagtttaatttttttttagcTAGAAATATTTTTTTCTATCTAGTATGTTCTGATAACCTGAAAATTTTACATGATTATATCAATTAGGTGTTAatcatttctattttttttatatattatttgttaGACTTTTGGAATATGATTTGTGCTAGTTTGGCACAATTGTGCAAATTAAGCATACTGTGATATAAAATGTAGCATTATCAGTGTTCTGAAAGTCGGTCTAGGCGGCCACCTAGGCGGTCTTGAAACGCCCCGACTCGGACCTAGGCggtgatttaggcgttttttcAAAAAATTGGTCAAAAATCGGACTTAGCggtcaaaaatcggtcaaaaTTGGAATTAGGCGGTACATAAttaaaaacatttttttttacaaattttatGAGTTTGGTTCATTAATTCTTTAATCATACACAATATCGTGTTCATTTTAAATAGAGAGCATAAGCcgataaaaaaattattttcttgtaCAATATCTAAAAGTGATCCTTTAGTAAGTTTACAAgttaaaatttaatatatttaatattttaaactcTGTAGTTGGTTTATAATGTGAGTGAAATGTGTATATAATAGTTAATACAATCCTAATTTTTCTTTATTAAATAAGTTATGGTTAAATAATTTTACATaaacataaaaaaataaaatactatTTTTATATGTTCGATTAATGCTCCGATTAATCCGTCCGATTAATCTCCAATTTTccgattaatctctcgaaggtacCTTCACCGCCCTGGGATGCCTACTGATTTTTGTAACATTGAGCATTATTAAATGGTGTGAAAGAACAGGGCTTGTATGGTTGGTGTGGTCAGGCTTTAAGCTGTTGATTGATTGTTTTGTGTTGATCTCTTTTGTTTAATTGATTGTTTTGCATTTATTTCTTTCTGCGTCTCTCTCAGAACTTTTGCTTGTCTGTAGGAGCTTAGTGATATGACAGCCATCAAGGCAGAGGACATTCTAGCCACCCTTCAGAGTTTAGAATTGATTCAATACCGAAAGGGGCAGCATGTTATTTGTGCAGATCCAAAGGTCCTGGATCGTCACCTGAAAGCTGCTGGGCGTGGTGGCCTTGATGTAGATGTTAGCAAGCTAATTTGGACTCCTTACAAAGATCAAGGTTAGAGGATACTTAACGACTAAAGTCCATCTCCGGGACTCCTGAACCCCTACTTGTATATATATAAGTTGTAGGTTAGGAAATCAAAAATGGAGTTTTTATGTTATAACCATGTTGGCTCTTAAAGAACCGTCTTTGTAACCTGGTGCAATTGTAAGCAGAATCGAAGTACATTTCTTTGGTATGAAAATACTGTTTTACAATAGATGAGATCATATTACCACAACTTTTTTTGTTTTGATGTGTAAAGGTTCTGTTACATAAATTAGAATTTACAAGCTAGTATACGTATCCTTGGAGCAGCATTTCGGCTGGTTAATACGTTGCCCGTATCCCATTTTAAGCCGCAATCTTTAAAGAGGCTGTTTGGTTCATGGTTAATAAGCCTGGTTAAACTGGAATCGGAACCTCAATCTCTTGCATTAATGTTTGGATTAGTAATTTTTATATATGAAATGGAAATTTTATTCCTTCAATAAATCATACCCTTCTCACCCCTTGGAGTTCTATATAATTCTTATTCCCGACTCTGATTCCCCGCCGCAATTTAAACGCCCCGTCTTAGAGTGGGAAAAGAAAAGATGAAGACAGCTTATAGTTGCAGGTCTTTCATGGTGTGCCGTTTGCTATTAATTGTTCACACCAGAGTAAAAACTGTACAAAAAAGAAAGAGTTTAGCCTTATCCACATTGACTAGTACTATTATGACAGAATGAAAATTGCAATTTGAGATGCTAAAGAAATAAAATATTATTCTTAAATTGCAATTTGAGATACTAAAGAAATAAAATATctgatatgggcctaaaattagcctagaTGTATAATTAATATTGATATCATTTAGACCTGATACGGACTAATAACGAAACGCAATTAACGAGActcaaaaccctgattatttattaattttatatttaataaataggGAGGATTAACAACTCATTAAATGAGTCCAATCAGTGATATAACTCTATAGAAGATGGCCTTGAGGACATCTACACCAACAAGGAGTCTGATTCCTTCATTCAAGGATTTCAAAGTCTATCTAAAGTCTGAGACTTGTTcaacaagtctcctaaccctagttcAATTTAAGGACatccaacatctatataaagggtcttaccccatcaatcagaactacgttttttgacttaaTTCTCTAAATTCACAGAGATACGAAGGCATCTTGTGAAGACAGATTTAAGctacgaaacacaagagcagccattaaaggtcttgagctctcgaaccctagcaataaatatcGTAATAAATACAATCTAGTttttatccataatatttggcgtcgtctgtgggaaagcataacaacaaccatggtgagaacacggagcGAGAGCAACGCCCCCGAAGTAACACCAGCTGGGACGACCCAGACGATTTCGTCAACAGTAGAAATACCCCCACACTCATCATACGCCTCCACCCAAGGTGGAACCCCAATAGGGGAAACTgagcctcagccacaagggacgaatcccccagCTCCTCAAGGAACGAGTTCCCAATTTCAgcagctacatgcacctgtgaatccTCGACCCACTAGGTTTGAGTATTCAAcaattgtgaccactaaccccccttacgggatgcACCTATACCCCGAGGTTAGGGGAAGTGGATATTCTAATCGGAGTGAAGTTCAAGGGCAGGCACCCCCTATATACGTGGCTTGACTCCTATTCCAGAGGACCAAGAGTTTTCTGGGCCTTATACTGAaagagattccgaatcttcggatgacgATGTGGCTCCAAGGAGaaggcgtgctggtaaagaaccAACGCCCGATGTTAACCAACGCCTCAGAACCACACGAGGGacgaatattcaagaagtacaGGAGAGGATTAGGGCTCATGAAgttgagatccaaaggctgaatcgcgacctgga
It contains:
- the LOC141720355 gene encoding histone acetyltransferase of the MYST family 2: MGSIDPPKSGGEQNGISSENETYRKRRSTTLLALEVGTLVMCRWRDSEYHPVKVIERRRLHSNDYEYYVHYTEFNRRLDEWVKLDQLDLNSVVSAVDEKLQDKVTSLKMTRHQKRKIDETHVEGHEELDAASLREHEEFTKVKNIATIELGRYEIETWYFSPFPPEYNDTLKLYFCEFCLNFMKRQEQLQRHMRKCDLKHPPGDEIYRSGTLSMFEVDGKKNKVYGQNLCYLAKLFLDHKTLYYDVDLFLFYVLCECDDRGCHMVGYFSKEKHSEESYNLACILTLPPYQRKGYGKFLIAFSYELSKKEGKVGTPERPLSDLGLLSYRGYWTRVLLDILKKHKGNISIKELSDMTAIKAEDILATLQSLELIQYRKGQHVICADPKVLDRHLKAAGRGGLDVDVSKLIWTPYKDQG